One window from the genome of Salvia miltiorrhiza cultivar Shanhuang (shh) chromosome 7, IMPLAD_Smil_shh, whole genome shotgun sequence encodes:
- the LOC130992655 gene encoding 28 kDa ribonucleoprotein, chloroplastic, with amino-acid sequence MAAAFRILYFPPATSHTHLPLPNHRLLLSVGSRPRKSNLHLFLNAPLRALPAIQSQITAESEDEVSTTRLLVQNVPWTSTEDDLRPLFQKYGTVVEIEFSMYNKERNRGLAFVTMGSPDEALAAFNSLEASEFEGRVLKLNWAKPKKPKQPPSPPRPKAVHNLFVTFLPFQARSKDLKEFFNAHNANAVSAEIIFRDNPRRSAGYGFVSFNTKAEADAALAAFQGKEFMGRTLRVAPSKRFLRQETAATIQSASESESGSSEETSSSTEV; translated from the exons ATGGCCGCCGCATTTCGAATTCTGTATTTCCCTCCCGCCACCTCCCACACCCACCTGCCGCTACCCAACCACCGTCTTCTTCTATCCGTCGGCAGCAGGCCTCGGAAGTCCAATTTACACCTGTTCCTCAACGCCCCACTCCGAGCCCTTCCAGCTATTCAATCACAAATTACCGCCGAATCAGAAGATGAAGTTTCTACGACGAGGTTGCTCGTCCAGAATGTTCCATGGACATCCACCGAGGATGATCTTCGCCCCCTCTTTCAGAAGTATGGCACTGTTGTCGAAATTGAG tTTTCAATGTATAATAAAGAAAGGAATAGGGGTCTTGCTTTTGTGACTATGGGTTCTCCTGATGAAGCACTTGCTGCTTTCAACAGCCTCGAAGCCTCT GAATTTGAGGGTAGAGTGTTGAAGCTTAATTGGGCAAAACCGAAGAAGCCGAAGCAGCCGCCGTCCCCGCCGCGGCCTAAGGCAGTGCACAATTTGTTCGTGACGTTTTTACCGTTTCAGGCGAGGTCCAAGGACCTCAAGGAGTTCTTCAATGCTCATAATGCTAATGCAGTTTCTGCTGAAATCATATTTCGTGATAATCCTCGCCGATCAGCTGGTTATGGCTTTGTGTCCTTCAACACTAAGGCAGAGGCCGATGCAGCACTCGCTGCGTTTCAAGGAAag GAGTTTATGGGGAGAACCTTACGCGTTGCGCCAAGTAAGAGATTCTTGAGGCAGGAAACAGCGGCGACTATTCAATCAGCAAGTGAAAGTGAGTCGGGCTCTTCCGAAGAAACCTCATCGTCTACTGAGGTTTAG